A section of the Mangifera indica cultivar Alphonso chromosome 12, CATAS_Mindica_2.1, whole genome shotgun sequence genome encodes:
- the LOC123192832 gene encoding glycerol-3-phosphate acyltransferase 7-like translates to MEIKQGKSMENSSVVSEFEGTLLKDPYPFSYFMLVAFEASGLIRFALLLIVWPVIRLLDVLGMSHLGLKLMIFVSTCGVHELEIQSVARAVLPKFYMDDIDMEAWRVFNSFDRRVVVTRTPRIMVERFVKEHLRADEVIGSELWVNRFGFATGFIKGDSDCISNQLAKLFIDQNPTLCLGRNTSSFTFLSLCCKEQRQPPFISNETQLDHQVLRPLPVIFHDGRLVKRPTPSTALLIILWIPLGIILAMIRIIVGLMLPMWAIPYMSRLFGGTVIVKGKPPPPVTGSNSGVLFVCTHRTLMDPVVLSAVLRRKIPAVTYSISRLSEILSPIPTVRLSRIRHVDAEKIRRELAEGDLVVCPEGTTCREPFLLRFSALFAELTDRIVPVAMNYRVGFFHATTARGWKGLDPIFFFMNPRPVYEVTFLKQLPVEATCSAGKSPHDVANYVQRILAATLGFECTNFTRKDKYRMLAGNDGTVSYTSFVGQAKKVVGTFKPFIH, encoded by the exons atggaaattaaaCAAGGGAAATCAATGGAGAATTCATCCGTTGTTTCGGAGTTTGAAGGGACTCTTCTGAAAGACCCCTATCCTTTTTCCTACTTCATGTTGGTAGCATTCGAGGCGTCGGGTTTGATTCGTTTCGCATTGTTGTTAATCGTATGGCCGGTGATTCGGCTGCTAGACGTGTTGGGGATGAGCCATCTGGGGCTGAAGCTTATGATCTTCGTTTCTACTTGCGGCGTTCATGAGTTGGAGATTCAGTCAGTGGCCAGAGCCGTTTTGCCGAAATTTTATATGGATGATATTGACATGGAGGCGTGGAGAGTTTTTAATTCGTTTGATAGAAGAGTTGTGGTGACCCGAACGCCGCGGATTATGGTGGAGAGGTTTGTGAAAGAGCATTTACGAGCTGATGAAGTGATCGGTAGTGAACTTTGGGTTAACCGATTTGGGTTTGCCACAGGTTTTATTAAAGGAGATTCTGATTGTATCTCTAATCAGCTTGCTAAATTGTTCATTGATCAAAATCCTACCTTATGTTTAGGAAGAAATACTTCGAGttttacatttttatcattatgtTGTAAG GAACAAAGGCAGCCACCATTTATCTCCAACGAAACGCAACTTGACCACCAGGTGCTACGCCCACTTCCTGTGATCTTCCACGACGGCCGTCTTGTGAAGCGACCGACGCCGTCCACCGCTCTACTAATCATCCTATGGATTCCACTTGGAATAATATTGGCAATGATTAGAATAATTGTTGGACTAATGTTGCCCATGTGGGCTATCCCCTACATGTCACGTTTATTTGGCGGCACAGTCATTGTCAAAGGGAAACCACCACCGCCGGTGACCGGTAGCAACAGCGGGGTCCTCTTTGTATGCACCCACCGAACCCTAATGGACCCTGTGGTCTTATCTGCAGTATTAAGACGCAAAATCCCAGCTGTCACTTACTCCATTTCAAGATTATCAGAAATTCTATCACCAATTCCCACCGTTAGATTATCAAGAATCCGCCATGTCGATGCTGAAAAAATTAGAAGAGAACTAGCCGAAGGTGACCTTGTGGTTTGTCCAGAGGGAACGACATGTAGAGAACCTTTTTTACTAAGATTCAGCGCTCTCTTTGCTGAATTAACAGACCGTATAGTTCCCGTAGCCATGAATTACCGGGTCGGGTTTTTCCATGCAACAACAGCAAGAGGGTGGAAAGGTTTGGAtccaattttcttcttcatgaaCCCAAGACCCGTTTACGAAGTAACGTTCTTGAAGCAGTTGCCAGTGGAGGCCACTTGCTCGGCCGGTAAAAGCCCACATGACGTGGCGAATTACGTTCAGAGAATCCTGGCTGCTACATTAGGGTTTGAATGCACAAACTTCACAAGGAAGGATAAATACAGGATGCTGGCGGGGAATGATGGAACCGTGTCGTATACTTCGTTTGTAGGTCAGGCGAAGAAGGTGGTGGGCACATTTAAGCCGTTTATTCActaa
- the LOC123192831 gene encoding probable E3 ubiquitin-protein ligase RHC2A — MSTIVSSTSYWCYRCNRFVRVLNRETITCPDCDGGFVEEIENPPRGIQTTDIQHRGRRRFPAAAMYMIGSNSNNIHNNRSNRDQNSSTGPLLRRSRRTGGDRSPFNPVIVLRGPDRAVPGADVENNGSGYELYYDDGEGAGLRPLPRSMSEFLLGSGFERLIEQLSQIDMNGIGGYEHPPASKAAIESLPFIFIDASHVELESHCAVCKEAFELGSEAREMPCKHIYHSDCILPWLCLRNSCPVCRHELPSDNNQAISEESENGVNGEGQISGSNNDVETVGLTIWRLPGGGFAVGRFAGGRRGGEREFPVVYTEMDGGFNNSGGVPRRVSFGSRGNRGERDRGGVIQRAFRNLIGCFSGSVGSSSASDSRIRRRSRTASLFNISTRGRRGWDV, encoded by the coding sequence ATGTCTACTATAGTTTCGTCAACGTCTTATTGGTGTTACAGATGCAACCGGTTCGTTAGGGTTTTGAATCGAGAAACAATTACATGTCCTGACTGCGATGGCGGATTCGTGGAGGAGATCGAGAATCCGCCACGGGGAATCCAAACCACCGACATACAACACCGCGGACGGAGGAGGTTTCCTGCAGCCGCGATGTACATGATCGGTAGTAATAGTAACAACATCCACAATAATCGCTCTAATCGAGATCAGAATTCCTCAACCGGCCCGCTTCTTCGTAGAAGCCGAAGAACCGGCGGCGATCGGTCTCCTTTCAATCCAGTTATCGTACTTCGTGGACCGGACAGGGCGGTTCCCGGAGCGGATGTTGAAAATAACGGTAGTGGTTATGAATTGTATTACGATGACGGTGAAGGCGCCGGTTTGAGACCGTTACCACGTAGTATGTCGGAGTTTTTGTTAGGATCTGGATTTGAACGGTTGATTGAGCAGTTATCACAGATTGATATGAATGGAATCGGCGGTTATGAGCATCCACCGGCTTCAAAAGCCGCGATTGAATCTTTGCCGTTCATTTTTATCGACGCGAGTCATGTAGAACTGGAATCACACTGTGCTGTTTGTAAAGAAGCATTTGAATTAGGATCTGAAGCGAGAGAAATGCCATGTAAACATATTTACCATTCAGATTGTATACTCCCGTGGTTGTGCCTTCGTAATTCCTGCCCGGTTTGCAGGCATGAATTGCCTTCTGATAATAACCAAGCCATTAGTGAAGAGTCCGAAAATGGAGTCAATGGGGAAGGACAAATTTCGGGCTCGAATAATGATGTGGAGACCGTAGGATTAACGATATGGAGGTTACCAGGTGGAGGGTTTGCGGTGGGGCGGTTCGCGGGAGGAAGAAGAGGCGGTGAAAGAGAATTTCCGGTTGTTTACACAGAGATGGATGGTGGGTTTAACAATAGTGGAGGTGTGCCTAGGAGAGTTTCGTTTGGGTCAAGAGGGAATAGAGGAGAGAGAGACAGGGGAGGGGTGATTCAAAGGGCTTTTCGTAATTTGATTGGGTGTTTTAGCGGGTCAGTCGGTTCGAGTTCGGCCTCAGACTCAAGGATAAGGAGAAGGAGTAGAACGGCTTCGTTATTCAATATCTCCACGAGGGGGAGAAGGGGTTGGGATGTTTAG